A section of the Primulina eburnea isolate SZY01 chromosome 1, ASM2296580v1, whole genome shotgun sequence genome encodes:
- the LOC140833460 gene encoding flowering time control protein FCA-like isoform X1, whose protein sequence is MDELQRRADNFTPPPPFTSDAGQLHQLPHEQTFKGEQNQLPGCHTNTSFSHVPPQSCQKRQFSRINGVDYGGFVKLYVSGIPRTTTEQDIDAVFGEHGHIVEIVLLKDKVTGLQQECCFVKYATIEQAEQAIWALHGQFTFGRGMTPITVKYADGERDRIGACNFSAHVLKLYVNYLNKQAQKWEIEEIFSPFGIIEDIYIIRDEFKQNRGCAFIQYSCRDMAIAAIEALHGSYVMRGCDQPLVVRFADPKKPRVDSRPTSYPNYSSSGNMMPNEMQWSKSSYGGCKTTTPPPSTSSASAAIAMAEHPHPIECEWSEHISPDGELYYYNCVTCESRWEMPEEYELYEQEIDNKEQQQLPEMHEAQLV, encoded by the exons ATGGATGAACTCCAACGCCGCGCCGATAACTTCACTCCGCCGCCGCCGTTTACTTCAGACGCTGGTCAGCTGCATCAACTCCCCCACGAGCAAACTTTCAAAGGCGAGCAGAATCAATTACCTGGCTGCCACACTAACACCAGTTTCAGTCACGTTCCGCCTCAATCATGTCAAAAGAGACAATTTTCTCGCATCA ATGGTGTTGATTACGGCGGTTTCGTGAAGCTATATGTGTCGGGAATTCCGAGAACAACAACTGAACAAGAT ATTGACGCCGTTTTCGGTGAACATGGACATATCGTTGAGATTGTTCTTCTCAAGGATAAGGTGACCGGTTTACAGCAGG AATGCTGCTTTGTGAAGTATGCTACAATAGAGCAGGCTGAGCAAGCTATTTGGGCTTTACACGGTCAATTTACTTTCGGCAGG GGGATGACTCCTATAACAGTTAAATATGCAGATGGTGAACGAGATCGCATTGGTGCTT GCAACTTTTCTGCTCATGTCCTTAAGTTGTATGTCAACTACTTGAACAAACAGGCTCAGAAATGGGAAATTGAAGAA ATATTTTCTCCATTTGGTATTATTGAAGATATTTATATTATCCGGGATGAATTCAAGCAAAACCGCG GATGTGCATTCATCCAATATTCTTGTCGAGATATGGCAATTGCAGCTATTGAGGCTTTACATGGATCATATGTGATGAGA GGGTGTGATCAACCATTGGTTGTTCGATTTGCAGATCCCAAGAAGCCAAGGGTAGATTCTAG GCCCACTTCATACCCAAACTACTCCTCTAGCGGGAATATGATGCCAAATGAAATGCAATGGAGCAAG tcTTCATACGGAGGATGCAAGACGACGACGCCGCCGCCGAGCACCAGTAGTGCATCGGCAGCGATTGCCATGGCGGAACACCCACACCCTATAGAATGTGAGTGGAGCGAGCACATCTCTCCCGATGGAGAATTGTACTATTATAATTGCGTGACATGTGAAAGCAGA TGGGAGATGCCTGAGGAGTATGAACTTTATGAACAAGAAATTGACAACAAGGAACAGCAGCAACTACCGGAGATGCACGAAGCTCAATTGGTGTAG
- the LOC140833460 gene encoding flowering time control protein FCA-like isoform X2 translates to MDELQRRADNFTPPPPFTSDAGQLHQLPHEQTFKGEQNQLPGCHTNTSFSHVPPQSCQKRQFSRINGVDYGGFVKLYVSGIPRTTTEQDIDAVFGEHGHIVEIVLLKDKVTGLQQECCFVKYATIEQAEQAIWALHGQFTFGRGMTPITVKYADGERDRIGNFSAHVLKLYVNYLNKQAQKWEIEEIFSPFGIIEDIYIIRDEFKQNRGCAFIQYSCRDMAIAAIEALHGSYVMRGCDQPLVVRFADPKKPRVDSRPTSYPNYSSSGNMMPNEMQWSKSSYGGCKTTTPPPSTSSASAAIAMAEHPHPIECEWSEHISPDGELYYYNCVTCESRWEMPEEYELYEQEIDNKEQQQLPEMHEAQLV, encoded by the exons ATGGATGAACTCCAACGCCGCGCCGATAACTTCACTCCGCCGCCGCCGTTTACTTCAGACGCTGGTCAGCTGCATCAACTCCCCCACGAGCAAACTTTCAAAGGCGAGCAGAATCAATTACCTGGCTGCCACACTAACACCAGTTTCAGTCACGTTCCGCCTCAATCATGTCAAAAGAGACAATTTTCTCGCATCA ATGGTGTTGATTACGGCGGTTTCGTGAAGCTATATGTGTCGGGAATTCCGAGAACAACAACTGAACAAGAT ATTGACGCCGTTTTCGGTGAACATGGACATATCGTTGAGATTGTTCTTCTCAAGGATAAGGTGACCGGTTTACAGCAGG AATGCTGCTTTGTGAAGTATGCTACAATAGAGCAGGCTGAGCAAGCTATTTGGGCTTTACACGGTCAATTTACTTTCGGCAGG GGGATGACTCCTATAACAGTTAAATATGCAGATGGTGAACGAGATCGCATTG GCAACTTTTCTGCTCATGTCCTTAAGTTGTATGTCAACTACTTGAACAAACAGGCTCAGAAATGGGAAATTGAAGAA ATATTTTCTCCATTTGGTATTATTGAAGATATTTATATTATCCGGGATGAATTCAAGCAAAACCGCG GATGTGCATTCATCCAATATTCTTGTCGAGATATGGCAATTGCAGCTATTGAGGCTTTACATGGATCATATGTGATGAGA GGGTGTGATCAACCATTGGTTGTTCGATTTGCAGATCCCAAGAAGCCAAGGGTAGATTCTAG GCCCACTTCATACCCAAACTACTCCTCTAGCGGGAATATGATGCCAAATGAAATGCAATGGAGCAAG tcTTCATACGGAGGATGCAAGACGACGACGCCGCCGCCGAGCACCAGTAGTGCATCGGCAGCGATTGCCATGGCGGAACACCCACACCCTATAGAATGTGAGTGGAGCGAGCACATCTCTCCCGATGGAGAATTGTACTATTATAATTGCGTGACATGTGAAAGCAGA TGGGAGATGCCTGAGGAGTATGAACTTTATGAACAAGAAATTGACAACAAGGAACAGCAGCAACTACCGGAGATGCACGAAGCTCAATTGGTGTAG